In the genome of Spirochaetia bacterium, one region contains:
- a CDS encoding DUF2764 domain-containing protein has protein sequence MASYYYLAASLPMLRWEDPAPMSVVKFLEDCQGNMKGKDYTTMTKALAGEPCANGFVRQWEEFQQMVRMELSEQRSKKLNLRGDKYRNSGDREFQISEAVRNAIGAQNPLEGELILLRLFWEYLDDASVNHMFDLTGLLAYSLKLRLLERKSEFDTADGNKEFDGLLGNLKSMMKGN, from the coding sequence GTGGCTTCATATTACTATCTGGCAGCTTCCCTTCCTATGCTTCGCTGGGAGGATCCGGCACCGATGAGTGTCGTAAAGTTCCTCGAAGACTGCCAGGGAAACATGAAGGGAAAGGACTACACGACCATGACGAAGGCTCTGGCCGGTGAACCCTGTGCCAATGGGTTTGTCCGTCAGTGGGAAGAATTCCAGCAGATGGTCCGCATGGAGTTGTCCGAGCAGCGGAGCAAGAAGCTCAATCTCCGTGGAGACAAGTACAGGAATTCGGGTGACAGGGAATTTCAGATCAGTGAGGCCGTGAGGAATGCCATCGGGGCACAGAATCCTCTGGAAGGTGAACTGATCCTACTCCGGTTGTTCTGGGAATATCTGGATGATGCCAGCGTCAACCATATGTTTGATCTGACCGGCCTATTGGCCTATAGTCTCAAGCTTCGGTTGCTTGAAAGAAAGAGCGAGTTTGATACGGCGGATGGAAATAAGGAATTTGATGGTTTGCTGGGCAATCTGAAGTCGATGATGAAAGGCAATTAA
- the udp gene encoding uridine phosphorylase has protein sequence MSDYMGGTGIQYHLRIQKGDVGRYVILPGDPKRVKKIAKYLDDPVLVADSREFVTYTGMLEGEKVSVTSTGIGGPSAAIAVEELYTCGADTFVRMGTCGGIALPVVGGDVVIATAAVRMEGTSREYAPIEFPAVATFDVALCLREAAKSLGYRHHMGVVQCKDSFYGQHSPQIMPVSYELTEKWEAWKRLGVLASEMESAAIFTVCARLGARCGSEFFVVGNQEREKLGMDNPILHDTEAAIKVAVEGVRNLIKADREKDGNDQQAHEARQ, from the coding sequence ATGTCAGATTATATGGGAGGCACCGGTATCCAGTATCATCTGCGGATACAGAAGGGTGATGTAGGCAGGTATGTGATTCTTCCCGGGGATCCAAAACGGGTAAAGAAAATTGCAAAATATCTGGATGATCCTGTACTTGTGGCGGATAGCAGGGAATTTGTTACTTATACGGGAATGCTCGAAGGCGAAAAGGTTTCTGTTACCAGTACGGGTATAGGCGGCCCATCGGCTGCAATTGCCGTTGAGGAACTGTACACCTGTGGCGCAGATACCTTCGTAAGGATGGGAACCTGTGGCGGGATTGCGCTTCCTGTCGTCGGAGGCGATGTAGTCATTGCCACGGCTGCGGTGCGGATGGAAGGTACGAGCCGTGAGTACGCACCTATCGAATTTCCTGCCGTTGCAACTTTCGATGTTGCCCTTTGCCTCAGGGAAGCTGCCAAGTCCCTTGGTTATCGCCATCATATGGGAGTGGTCCAGTGCAAGGATTCCTTCTATGGACAGCATTCACCGCAGATCATGCCTGTCAGCTATGAACTGACTGAAAAATGGGAGGCTTGGAAGCGTCTTGGTGTCTTGGCTTCGGAAATGGAGAGTGCTGCCATATTTACCGTCTGCGCCAGACTCGGAGCAAGGTGCGGCAGCGAATTCTTTGTCGTCGGCAACCAGGAACGGGAAAAACTCGGCATGGACAATCCTATCCTGCATGATACTGAGGCAGCGATCAAGGTTGCGGTCGAAGGGGTAAGGAACCTCATCAAAGCCGACAGGGAAAAAGATGGCAATGACCAGCAGGCACACGAGGCAAGACAGTGA
- a CDS encoding V-type ATP synthase subunit B encodes MQKVYTKIESIIGNVITVRAKGVHNNELAIVSSGNKESYANVIKLSGDMVSLQVFAGAAGVSTGDHVRFLGHSMRVSYSDALLGRVFNGSGVPRDHGPALDENMIEIGGPSVNPAKRIIPRNMIRTGIPMIDVFNTLVESQKLPIFSVSGEPYNQLLARIAMQAEVDLIVLGGMGLKYDDYLYFKNTLEKSGAMSRTIMFIHTASDPTVECMLVPDMALAVAEKFAIDGKKVLVLLTDMTNFADAMKEMAITMDQVPSNRGYPGDLYSALASRYEKAVDFDGAGSLTILAVTTMPGDDVTHPVPDNTGYITEGQYYLKGGRIEPFGSLSRLKQQVNKDTRDDHRALMDAMIKLYASYKESLEKRSMGFQMSDWDEKLLKYGELFEAKMMDLSVNIPLEEALDLGWEILAECFEPNETGLKTDLIMSRWPKKLNK; translated from the coding sequence ATGCAAAAAGTATATACAAAGATTGAATCCATAATCGGCAATGTCATTACGGTACGCGCAAAGGGCGTACACAATAATGAATTGGCCATCGTTTCTTCAGGGAACAAGGAAAGCTATGCCAATGTCATCAAGCTTTCAGGCGACATGGTATCGTTGCAGGTATTTGCAGGAGCTGCAGGTGTCTCGACAGGCGACCATGTCCGTTTCCTCGGACATTCGATGAGGGTTTCCTATTCGGATGCGCTGCTTGGCAGGGTGTTCAACGGAAGCGGGGTGCCCCGGGACCATGGTCCTGCACTCGATGAGAACATGATTGAGATCGGCGGTCCTTCTGTCAATCCTGCAAAACGTATCATACCTAGGAACATGATCCGTACCGGTATACCGATGATCGATGTCTTCAATACGCTTGTAGAAAGCCAGAAGCTCCCTATATTCTCCGTATCCGGCGAACCATACAACCAGTTGCTTGCACGTATTGCAATGCAGGCCGAGGTCGACTTGATCGTACTGGGTGGCATGGGTCTGAAATATGATGACTATCTCTATTTCAAGAACACGCTTGAAAAGAGCGGTGCAATGAGCAGGACCATCATGTTCATCCATACGGCAAGTGATCCTACCGTCGAATGTATGCTTGTCCCTGACATGGCGCTGGCTGTAGCTGAGAAATTTGCAATCGACGGCAAGAAAGTGCTTGTCCTTCTTACGGATATGACCAACTTTGCCGATGCCATGAAGGAAATGGCAATCACCATGGACCAGGTACCTTCCAACCGTGGTTATCCCGGCGACCTATATTCTGCCTTGGCTTCACGCTACGAAAAGGCAGTTGACTTTGACGGCGCAGGTTCCCTTACGATTTTGGCAGTGACTACGATGCCCGGTGACGATGTCACCCATCCGGTTCCTGACAATACCGGTTATATCACCGAAGGACAGTACTACCTCAAAGGTGGAAGGATTGAACCGTTCGGTTCACTTTCCAGGTTGAAGCAACAGGTCAACAAGGATACCAGGGATGACCACAGGGCATTGATGGACGCAATGATCAAGCTCTATGCATCCTACAAGGAAAGCCTGGAGAAGCGTTCCATGGGTTTCCAGATGTCTGATTGGGATGAAAAACTCCTCAAGTACGGCGAATTGTTTGAAGCCAAGATGATGGACCTTTCTGTCAACATTCCTTTGGAAGAGGCTTTGGATCTCGGCTGGGAAATCCTTGCTGAATGTTTTGAACCCAATGAAACAGGACTCAAGACTGATCTGATTATGAGCCGCTGGCCCAAGAAACTCAACAAGTAG
- a CDS encoding V-type ATP synthase subunit E codes for MAQQIQDLVASIQKEGIDKANAEAAKIIADAKEQAAKIVADGKKEADKLVTDAQRDIELRDQSAKAGLKQAARDVQLSLRNALEKQLNGLLETKIAKAYSSDNLVKLIKEILLQDIVDPSKTELQLSQKDFDALGKTLVKELGDAVRNGLEIKPVKSVSVGFRLSDKDGSGYYDFSDEDVAKLMLPFLSPAIAEIIGE; via the coding sequence ATGGCACAACAGATTCAGGATTTGGTTGCTTCCATTCAGAAAGAAGGCATTGACAAGGCCAATGCCGAAGCAGCCAAGATCATTGCCGATGCCAAGGAGCAGGCGGCAAAGATCGTTGCCGACGGCAAGAAGGAAGCAGACAAGTTGGTTACCGATGCCCAAAGGGACATTGAACTGAGGGACCAGAGTGCGAAAGCTGGTCTCAAGCAGGCAGCCAGAGATGTGCAGCTTTCTCTGAGAAATGCACTGGAAAAGCAGCTGAATGGTTTGCTTGAAACCAAGATTGCAAAGGCATATTCGTCTGACAACTTGGTAAAACTCATCAAGGAAATCCTCCTCCAGGATATAGTTGATCCGAGCAAGACTGAACTTCAGCTGTCCCAGAAGGATTTCGATGCGCTTGGCAAGACGCTTGTCAAAGAGTTGGGAGATGCCGTCCGCAATGGGTTGGAGATCAAACCAGTCAAGTCTGTTTCTGTCGGATTCAGGCTCAGTGACAAAGATGGATCGGGATACTACGATTTCAGCGATGAAGATGTAGCCAAGCTTATGCTCCCGTTCCTTTCACCTGCAATCGCAGAAATCATCGGCGAATAG
- a CDS encoding V-type ATP synthase subunit A has translation MEKMSGRVTGVNGNMVTVEFDTAISKNEVGYIHVGNIRLKSEVIKISGKAASLQVFESTNGVAVGDEVEFTGEMLSVELGPGLLTQIYDGLQNPLPDLAEQCGFFLQRGVYMDPIPNKDWDLTPVAKVGDILHVGDTFATVPEGLFTHQIMVPFNFADVEWKVVSIVPAGKYNVRAKIATVEDPKGNKKDLTMVFSWPVKVPITNYAERLMPTDPLVMKVRVIDTFLPVAKGGTFCTPGPFGAGKTVLQHMESRNADVDVVIIAACGERAGEVVEILKEFPELTDPKTGRSLMERTIIICNTSSMPVAAREASVYTAVTMAEYYRQMGLDVLLLADSTSRWAQAMREMSGRLEEIPGEEAFPAYLESRISEFYERAGKVRLNDGRIASVTIGGTVSPAGGNFEEPVTQATLKVVGAFHGLSRERSDARKYPAIDSLTSWSKYSGVIDNAKVNYASEILHHGSEINQMMKVVGEEGTSIDDYILYQKSELLDAVYLQQNSFDPVDASVSVERQRRTFDLLFKVLCAKFQLEDKKEVRQFFNALRQNFLDWNNVEFDDPRFGQKEEEIKAQYEKTCIGYDKAGEKLM, from the coding sequence ATGGAAAAGATGAGCGGGCGTGTCACCGGTGTCAATGGAAACATGGTCACTGTTGAATTCGACACAGCCATTTCAAAGAATGAGGTCGGATACATTCATGTAGGCAATATCCGGCTGAAAAGTGAAGTGATCAAGATCAGTGGGAAAGCAGCTTCCCTGCAGGTCTTTGAGTCAACCAATGGTGTTGCCGTGGGCGATGAGGTGGAATTCACCGGGGAGATGCTTTCCGTTGAACTTGGGCCAGGCCTGCTCACGCAAATCTATGATGGCCTGCAGAATCCGCTTCCGGATCTTGCAGAGCAGTGCGGCTTCTTCCTGCAGAGAGGCGTGTACATGGATCCTATCCCGAACAAGGACTGGGACCTTACTCCTGTTGCAAAGGTCGGAGATATCCTGCATGTCGGTGATACGTTTGCGACTGTACCGGAAGGGCTGTTTACCCATCAGATCATGGTTCCGTTCAATTTTGCCGATGTGGAGTGGAAGGTTGTTTCCATAGTCCCTGCAGGCAAATACAATGTCAGGGCAAAGATTGCCACGGTCGAGGATCCGAAAGGAAACAAAAAGGATCTGACCATGGTATTCTCCTGGCCGGTAAAGGTTCCTATCACCAATTATGCCGAGCGGCTTATGCCTACCGATCCTCTGGTAATGAAAGTAAGGGTCATCGATACGTTCCTTCCTGTTGCAAAGGGTGGTACTTTCTGTACGCCGGGACCTTTTGGTGCAGGCAAGACGGTGCTCCAGCACATGGAAAGCCGAAATGCTGATGTAGATGTCGTTATCATCGCTGCCTGCGGTGAACGTGCAGGTGAAGTCGTGGAAATCCTCAAGGAGTTCCCGGAGCTGACCGATCCGAAGACAGGGCGGTCATTGATGGAAAGAACCATCATCATCTGCAATACTTCCAGTATGCCGGTTGCTGCCCGTGAAGCTTCCGTCTACACTGCGGTGACCATGGCAGAATACTACAGGCAGATGGGACTTGACGTACTGTTGCTTGCAGACTCTACTTCCCGCTGGGCACAGGCCATGAGGGAAATGAGCGGCAGGTTGGAGGAAATTCCTGGGGAGGAAGCTTTCCCTGCATATCTTGAATCAAGGATTTCTGAATTTTATGAAAGGGCCGGAAAAGTCCGGTTGAATGACGGAAGGATAGCTTCGGTTACCATCGGCGGTACCGTATCTCCTGCCGGCGGTAACTTTGAAGAGCCTGTCACACAGGCGACGCTCAAGGTCGTCGGAGCTTTCCATGGCCTCTCAAGGGAAAGATCAGATGCCCGTAAGTATCCTGCCATAGACAGTCTTACTTCCTGGTCAAAGTACTCGGGAGTCATTGACAATGCGAAGGTCAATTATGCAAGCGAAATTCTCCATCATGGAAGTGAAATCAACCAGATGATGAAGGTTGTCGGTGAAGAAGGAACCAGCATAGATGATTACATCCTTTATCAGAAGAGTGAGCTCCTTGACGCTGTCTATCTGCAGCAGAATTCATTTGACCCCGTTGATGCCTCTGTTTCGGTCGAACGCCAGCGCCGTACCTTTGATCTTCTGTTCAAGGTCCTGTGTGCAAAGTTCCAGCTTGAGGACAAGAAGGAAGTCAGACAGTTCTTCAATGCCCTCAGACAGAATTTCCTTGACTGGAACAATGTTGAGTTCGATGATCCTCGCTTCGGACAGAAGGAAGAGGAAATCAAGGCACAGTATGAGAAGACTTGCATCGGCTATGACAAAGCCGGTGAGAAGCTGATGTAA